One window of Vitis riparia cultivar Riparia Gloire de Montpellier isolate 1030 chromosome 5, EGFV_Vit.rip_1.0, whole genome shotgun sequence genomic DNA carries:
- the LOC117914939 gene encoding uncharacterized protein LOC117914939 isoform X1: MDAKDYAKITQHSGQESHGVYLCHKCGWPFPNPHPSAKHRRAHKRVCGKVEGYKLVHSEGSTHSAVSDDDEHPSDDDHKTPSPKNVETSKNGIGTGGIGERSNRMEDEVFSDAVTEFSDSGIGPGIEQVLEDARESITNVEKVAKDGFDAKQPLKDNSITVAGSISEDLTKESTLWLSGDGNDSACNLSAIKPETPTEAPQEDCKTNAVEGIMECPLSGNIGESPMALIKQKTDAMENEEKNVDRKLLEIAVSPNENSGETSEAGLKSEKTDEKTLDPVEGDVIVQSEEDQTDGRGAKISPTCLSLDPKSVEQIDASADTAHDQVDTAQGTYSASGGDLVEVCKAKGEENENILVIDGKLLDTAVSTSEDARETSEVGSKSEKIDVKTLDPVAVDGIVEVKEDQSGGVVFKSSPRDLSPGLKSIEQTDTSADTACIQAVAAQGSYLVTSGDLVDSFKAKGEENEAVLSDPDGIPAVDNPVTAVEYFSDHDVVKSNVPVTLDSCELIKDMGDNTTVPVSEENHLGIQSRQLAGCTGPSLSDVQAFEDNLKQDDVCRNPTVPVEGEAGVSEIKFAICENPRLDEFGAPAKHSGSELDKNQTICSVEEHGPHDSSKESLEVWPENATMVLPDTMVSLIDTEICQKTNLVDNNSGGDHEKARIENYDMAGSNITEGATEGNLTENRKTASECVSTVSNSQANQTINLLEGDSAGDLEYVKNETCEIAGKESTEGSKEENIALGGDSAGNHDKVEIKKCEITEKESREGEENIVMSTPEFASSLSESQVAAEDDMNVPVRNLPETENKDLYEVSDPSRVEIDITETHSCLQNQDKGSQGLDISKHDEVKVQCLGAVCGVAESNLDGEKLTQNAENLSMQKTGDFESSVQCLTTVEEDHTQMLGGEASGISSSMKEPMLSSGDAESSVQSSVAVEDDCTGLLAGDTSGISSSTKEPKLSSVDAESSVQRSTTAVEDDQTKVLGGNGSGVKSETLQVEGDNNIIDRQLGVLPLDVSIDSGSQTDSLEGNWGSVSVGTGLSTQSDALAVVDTEALQLTGSKAPPKSEKDTLKKPKHASVSHDSDKSDVFEPPSFATLVEPGGGGNGLKSAPSEIQTVQSQQQPNPASSQAGWFPSLTNVVNESQGRKKNEEAIAKVTNWSPGKQHTPLKNLLVEANTETKLKSPTPKGNSASVTQKDEAPAKNGSAAPPTKVNSIPGPEAPTTEPAKDLGQEWNSPARYPVDSKREKRKVKGRPYWAPFVCCSSVN; the protein is encoded by the exons ATGGATGCCAAAGATTACGCCAAGATTACCCAACATTCAG GCCAAGAGAGTCATGGAGTTTATCTTTGTCACAAATGCGGGTGGCCATTCCCTAACCCACATCCGAGTGCGAAGCACAGACGAGCCCACAAGAGAGTCTGTGGGAAAGTTGAAGGGTATAAGCTTGTTCACTCAGAAGGTAGCACCCATTCAGCAGTTTCAGATGATGATGAACACCCCTCAGATGATGATCATAAAACCCCTA GTCCAAAAAATGTGGAGACAAGTAAAAATGGGATTGGTACCGGTGGAATCGGGGAAAGATCAAATAGAATGGAAGATGAAGTGTTTTCGGATGCAGTTACTGAATTTTCAGACAGTGGAATTGGTCCTGGAATTGAACAAGTTTTGGAGGATGCTAGAGAATCTATTACTAATGTGGAAAAGGTAGCAAAGGATGGTTTCGATGCCAAACAACCGCTTAAAGATAATTCAATTACAG TGGCAGGATCCATTTCAGAAGACTTAACTAAAGAATCAACTTTATGGCTTAGTGGGGATGGAAATGATTCAGCATGCAACTTGTCCGCCATCAAACCTGAAACACCAACAGAGGCACCACAAGAGGATTGCAAGACTAATGCTGTTGAGGGCATCATGGAATGCCCTTTAAGTGGGAATATCGGGGAAAGCCCTATGGCACTGATTAAGCAGAAGACTGATGCAATggagaatgaagaaaaaaatgtagaCAGAAAATTACTCGAAATTGCAGTCTCACCCAATGAAAATTCTGGTGAAACATCTGAGGCTGGGTTAAAGTCAGAGAAGACAGATGAAAAAACTTTGGATCCTGTGGAAGGTGATGTTATTGTTCAATCAGAGGAAGATCAAACTGATGGGAGAGGAGCTAAAATTTCCCCAACTTGTCTCTCCTTGGACCCTAAATCTGTTGAACAGATAGATGCATCTGCTGACACTGCTCATGATCAGGTGGATACTGCACAGGGAACATATTCTGCAAGTGGTGGTGATTTAGTTGAGGTTTGCAAGGCAAAGGGAGAAGAGAACGAAAATATACTTGTGATCGATGGAAAATTACTGGACACTGCAGTCTCAACGAGTGAAGATGCAAGGGAAACATCTGAGGTAGGGTCGAAATCAGAGAAGATAGATGTAAAAACTTTGGATCCTGTGGCAGTTGATGGAATTGTTGAAGTAAAGGAAGACCAAAGTGGTGGGGTAGTATTCAAGTCTTCCCCAAGGGATCTCTCCCCTGGCCTTAAATCTATTGAACAGACAGATACATCTGCTGATACTGCTTGCATTCAGGCTGTTGCTGCACAGGGATCATATTTAGTAACTTCTGGTGATTTGGTTGATTCTTTCAAGGCAAAGGGAGAAGAGAATGAAGCTGTGCTTTCAGATCCTGATGGTATACCTGCAGTAGACAATCCTGTGACTGCAGTTGAATATTTTAGCGATCATGATGTGGTGAAATCTAACGTACCTGTGACCTTAGACTCTTGTGAATTGATCAAGGATATGGGAGATAATACTACTGTGCCTGTTTCTGAGGAGAACCATCTTGGTATCCAGTCAAGGCAATTGGCTGGTTGCACAGGTCCATCTCTTTCAGATGTTCAAGCTTTTGAAGATAACCTTAAACAGGATGATGTTTGCAGAAATCCTACCGTGCCTGTTGAAGGGGAAGCTGGTGTTTCTGAAATCAAGTTTGCAATCTGTGAAAACCCTAGATTAGATGAATTTGGTGCTCCTGCAAAGCACTCTGGGAGTGAACTCGATAAAAATCAGACAATTTGTTCTGTTGAAGAACACGGACCTCATGATTCTAGCAAGGAATCACTTGAGGTCTGGCCAGAAAATGCAACAATGGTTTTACCTGACACAATGGTTTCTCTCATTGACACTGAAATTTGTCAAAAAACCAACTTAGTAGACAACAACAGTGGTGGTGATCATGAGAAGgctagaattgaaaattatgatatgGCTGGAAGTAACATTACTGAAGGAGCTACTGAGGGAAATCTTACAGAGAACAGGAAAACAGCCTCTGAATGTGTGAGCACTGTCTCTAACTCCCAAGCTAATCAAACTATCAACCTACTTGAAGGTGACAGTGCTGGTGATCTTGAAtatgtcaaaaatgaaacaTGTGAGATAGCTGGAAAGGAAAGCACAGAAGGATCTAAAGAGGAAAATATTGCACTTGGAGGTGACAGTGCTGGTAATCATGACAaggttgaaataaaaaaatgtgagatAACAGAAAAGGAAAGCAGGGAAGGAGAGGAAAATATTGTGATGAGTACCCCTGAATTTGCAAGCAGTCTATCTGAATCCCAGGTTGCTGcagaggatgatatgaatgtgCCCGTGAGGAACTTACCTGAAACTGAAAACAAGGATTTGTATGAAGTTTCAGATCCAAGCAGAGTTGAAATCGATATAACAGAAACACATTCTTGCCTTCAAAACCAGGATAAAGGTTCTCAAGGACTTGATATCAGTAAGCATGATGAGGTAAAAGTACAATGTTTGGGTGCAGTCTGTGGAGTTGCTGAGTCAAATCTTGATGGTGAGAAATTAACACAGAATGCAGAAAACCTGTCAATGCAGAAGACTGGAGATTTTGAATCTTCTGTTCAATGTTTGACCACTGTTGAAGAGGACCATACTCAAATGCTTGGTGGGGAAGCTTCTGGTATTAGTTCATCAATGAAAGAGCCCATGCTTTCATCTGGAGATGCTGAATCTTCTGTTCAGAGTTCAGTTGCTGTTGAAGATGATTGCACTGGATTGCTTGCTGGGGATACCTCTGGTATTAGTTCATCAACAAAAGAGCCAAAGCTTTCATCTGTTGATGCTGAATCTTCTGTTCAAAGGTCAACGACAGCAGTTGAAGATGATCAAACTAAAGTGCTTGGTGGGAATGGTTCTGGTGTTAAGTCAGAGACATTGCAAGTGGAAGGTGATAACAACATTATCGATAGACAGCTTGGTGTTTTGCCACTTGATGTTTCAATTGATTCAGGTAGTCAAACTGATAGTTTGGAAGGCAACTGGGGTTCTGTTTCAG TTGGAACAGGCCTTTCAACTCAATCAGATGCACTGGCGGTTGTCGACACTGAAGCATTGCAACTGACTGGTTCCAAAGCACCTCCCAAGTCAGAGAAAGATACCTTGAAAAAGCCAAAACATGCGTCTGTATCACATGATTCTGACAAATCGGATGTCTTTGAGCCACCATCCTTTGCCACATTGGTTGAACCTGGAGGTGGTGGGAATGGTCTGAAATCTGCCCCTTCTGAAATCCAGACTGTACAGAGCCAACAACAGCCAAACCCTGCATCTTCACAAGCTGGGTGGTTTCCTTCTCTTACTAATGTTGTGAATGAATCACAAGGGAGAAAGAAGAATGAAGAGGCTATTGCCAAGGTTACTAACTGGAGCCCAGGGAAGCAACACACACCATTGAAAAATCTTTTGGTTGAAGCTAACACTGAAACCAAGCTGAAGTCACCAACTCCAAAAGGAAATTCAG CTTCGGTGACTCAAAAAGATGAGGCCCCAGCCAAAAATGGCAGTGCCGCACCTCCCACAAAAGTGAATTCGATTCCAGGTCCTGAAGCTCCCACTACTGAGCCTGCTAAGGATTTGGGACAGGAATGGAACTCTCCGGCAAGGTATCCAGTCGACAGcaagagagagaagaggaaaGTTAAGGGGAGACCATACTGGGCGCCTTTTGTATGCTGCTCATCTGTAAATTAG
- the LOC117914939 gene encoding uncharacterized protein LOC117914939 isoform X2 — MDAKDYAKITQHSGQESHGVYLCHKCGWPFPNPHPSAKHRRAHKRVCGKVEGYKLVHSEGSTHSAVSDDDEHPSDDDHKTPSPKNVETSKNGIGTGGIGERSNRMEDEVFSDAVTEFSDSGIGPGIEQVLEDARESITNVEKVAKDGFDAKQPLKDNSITVAGSISEDLTKESTLWLSGDGNDSACNLSAIKPETPTEAPQEDCKTNAVEGIMECPLSGNIGESPMALIKQKTDAMENEEKNVDRKLLEIAVSPNENSGETSEAGLKSEKTDEKTLDPVEGDVIVQSEEDQTDGRGAKISPTCLSLDPKSVEQIDASADTAHDQVDTAQGTYSASGGDLVEVCKAKGEENENILVIDGKLLDTAVSTSEDARETSEVGSKSEKIDVKTLDPVAVDGIVEVKEDQSGGVVFKSSPRDLSPGLKSIEQTDTSADTACIQAVAAQGSYLVTSGDLVDSFKAKGEENEAVLSDPDGIPAVDNPVTAVEYFSDHDVVKSNVPVTLDSCELIKDMGDNTTVPVSEENHLGIQSRQLAGCTGPSLSDVQAFEDNLKQDDVCRNPTVPVEGEAGVSEIKFAICENPRLDEFGAPAKHSGSELDKNQTICSVEEHGPHDSSKESLEVWPENATMVLPDTMVSLIDTEICQKTNLVDNNSGGDHEKARIENYDMAGSNITEGATEGNLTENRKTASECVSTVSNSQANQTINLLEGDSAGDLEYVKNETCEIAGKESTEGSKEENIALGGDSAGNHDKVEIKKCEITEKESREGEENIVMSTPEFASSLSESQVAAEDDMNVPVRNLPETENKDLYEVSDPSRVEIDITETHSCLQNQDKGSQGLDISKHDEVKVQCLGAVCGVAESNLDGEKLTQNAENLSMQKTGDFESSVQCLTTVEEDHTQMLGGEASGISSSMKEPMLSSGDAESSVQSSVAVEDDCTGLLAGDTSGISSSTKEPKLSSVDAESSVQRSTTAVEDDQTKVLGGNGSGVKSETLQVEGDNNIIDRQLGVLPLDVSIDSGSQTDSLEGNWGSVSGLSTQSDALAVVDTEALQLTGSKAPPKSEKDTLKKPKHASVSHDSDKSDVFEPPSFATLVEPGGGGNGLKSAPSEIQTVQSQQQPNPASSQAGWFPSLTNVVNESQGRKKNEEAIAKVTNWSPGKQHTPLKNLLVEANTETKLKSPTPKGNSASVTQKDEAPAKNGSAAPPTKVNSIPGPEAPTTEPAKDLGQEWNSPARYPVDSKREKRKVKGRPYWAPFVCCSSVN, encoded by the exons ATGGATGCCAAAGATTACGCCAAGATTACCCAACATTCAG GCCAAGAGAGTCATGGAGTTTATCTTTGTCACAAATGCGGGTGGCCATTCCCTAACCCACATCCGAGTGCGAAGCACAGACGAGCCCACAAGAGAGTCTGTGGGAAAGTTGAAGGGTATAAGCTTGTTCACTCAGAAGGTAGCACCCATTCAGCAGTTTCAGATGATGATGAACACCCCTCAGATGATGATCATAAAACCCCTA GTCCAAAAAATGTGGAGACAAGTAAAAATGGGATTGGTACCGGTGGAATCGGGGAAAGATCAAATAGAATGGAAGATGAAGTGTTTTCGGATGCAGTTACTGAATTTTCAGACAGTGGAATTGGTCCTGGAATTGAACAAGTTTTGGAGGATGCTAGAGAATCTATTACTAATGTGGAAAAGGTAGCAAAGGATGGTTTCGATGCCAAACAACCGCTTAAAGATAATTCAATTACAG TGGCAGGATCCATTTCAGAAGACTTAACTAAAGAATCAACTTTATGGCTTAGTGGGGATGGAAATGATTCAGCATGCAACTTGTCCGCCATCAAACCTGAAACACCAACAGAGGCACCACAAGAGGATTGCAAGACTAATGCTGTTGAGGGCATCATGGAATGCCCTTTAAGTGGGAATATCGGGGAAAGCCCTATGGCACTGATTAAGCAGAAGACTGATGCAATggagaatgaagaaaaaaatgtagaCAGAAAATTACTCGAAATTGCAGTCTCACCCAATGAAAATTCTGGTGAAACATCTGAGGCTGGGTTAAAGTCAGAGAAGACAGATGAAAAAACTTTGGATCCTGTGGAAGGTGATGTTATTGTTCAATCAGAGGAAGATCAAACTGATGGGAGAGGAGCTAAAATTTCCCCAACTTGTCTCTCCTTGGACCCTAAATCTGTTGAACAGATAGATGCATCTGCTGACACTGCTCATGATCAGGTGGATACTGCACAGGGAACATATTCTGCAAGTGGTGGTGATTTAGTTGAGGTTTGCAAGGCAAAGGGAGAAGAGAACGAAAATATACTTGTGATCGATGGAAAATTACTGGACACTGCAGTCTCAACGAGTGAAGATGCAAGGGAAACATCTGAGGTAGGGTCGAAATCAGAGAAGATAGATGTAAAAACTTTGGATCCTGTGGCAGTTGATGGAATTGTTGAAGTAAAGGAAGACCAAAGTGGTGGGGTAGTATTCAAGTCTTCCCCAAGGGATCTCTCCCCTGGCCTTAAATCTATTGAACAGACAGATACATCTGCTGATACTGCTTGCATTCAGGCTGTTGCTGCACAGGGATCATATTTAGTAACTTCTGGTGATTTGGTTGATTCTTTCAAGGCAAAGGGAGAAGAGAATGAAGCTGTGCTTTCAGATCCTGATGGTATACCTGCAGTAGACAATCCTGTGACTGCAGTTGAATATTTTAGCGATCATGATGTGGTGAAATCTAACGTACCTGTGACCTTAGACTCTTGTGAATTGATCAAGGATATGGGAGATAATACTACTGTGCCTGTTTCTGAGGAGAACCATCTTGGTATCCAGTCAAGGCAATTGGCTGGTTGCACAGGTCCATCTCTTTCAGATGTTCAAGCTTTTGAAGATAACCTTAAACAGGATGATGTTTGCAGAAATCCTACCGTGCCTGTTGAAGGGGAAGCTGGTGTTTCTGAAATCAAGTTTGCAATCTGTGAAAACCCTAGATTAGATGAATTTGGTGCTCCTGCAAAGCACTCTGGGAGTGAACTCGATAAAAATCAGACAATTTGTTCTGTTGAAGAACACGGACCTCATGATTCTAGCAAGGAATCACTTGAGGTCTGGCCAGAAAATGCAACAATGGTTTTACCTGACACAATGGTTTCTCTCATTGACACTGAAATTTGTCAAAAAACCAACTTAGTAGACAACAACAGTGGTGGTGATCATGAGAAGgctagaattgaaaattatgatatgGCTGGAAGTAACATTACTGAAGGAGCTACTGAGGGAAATCTTACAGAGAACAGGAAAACAGCCTCTGAATGTGTGAGCACTGTCTCTAACTCCCAAGCTAATCAAACTATCAACCTACTTGAAGGTGACAGTGCTGGTGATCTTGAAtatgtcaaaaatgaaacaTGTGAGATAGCTGGAAAGGAAAGCACAGAAGGATCTAAAGAGGAAAATATTGCACTTGGAGGTGACAGTGCTGGTAATCATGACAaggttgaaataaaaaaatgtgagatAACAGAAAAGGAAAGCAGGGAAGGAGAGGAAAATATTGTGATGAGTACCCCTGAATTTGCAAGCAGTCTATCTGAATCCCAGGTTGCTGcagaggatgatatgaatgtgCCCGTGAGGAACTTACCTGAAACTGAAAACAAGGATTTGTATGAAGTTTCAGATCCAAGCAGAGTTGAAATCGATATAACAGAAACACATTCTTGCCTTCAAAACCAGGATAAAGGTTCTCAAGGACTTGATATCAGTAAGCATGATGAGGTAAAAGTACAATGTTTGGGTGCAGTCTGTGGAGTTGCTGAGTCAAATCTTGATGGTGAGAAATTAACACAGAATGCAGAAAACCTGTCAATGCAGAAGACTGGAGATTTTGAATCTTCTGTTCAATGTTTGACCACTGTTGAAGAGGACCATACTCAAATGCTTGGTGGGGAAGCTTCTGGTATTAGTTCATCAATGAAAGAGCCCATGCTTTCATCTGGAGATGCTGAATCTTCTGTTCAGAGTTCAGTTGCTGTTGAAGATGATTGCACTGGATTGCTTGCTGGGGATACCTCTGGTATTAGTTCATCAACAAAAGAGCCAAAGCTTTCATCTGTTGATGCTGAATCTTCTGTTCAAAGGTCAACGACAGCAGTTGAAGATGATCAAACTAAAGTGCTTGGTGGGAATGGTTCTGGTGTTAAGTCAGAGACATTGCAAGTGGAAGGTGATAACAACATTATCGATAGACAGCTTGGTGTTTTGCCACTTGATGTTTCAATTGATTCAGGTAGTCAAACTGATAGTTTGGAAGGCAACTGGGGTTCTGTTTCAG GCCTTTCAACTCAATCAGATGCACTGGCGGTTGTCGACACTGAAGCATTGCAACTGACTGGTTCCAAAGCACCTCCCAAGTCAGAGAAAGATACCTTGAAAAAGCCAAAACATGCGTCTGTATCACATGATTCTGACAAATCGGATGTCTTTGAGCCACCATCCTTTGCCACATTGGTTGAACCTGGAGGTGGTGGGAATGGTCTGAAATCTGCCCCTTCTGAAATCCAGACTGTACAGAGCCAACAACAGCCAAACCCTGCATCTTCACAAGCTGGGTGGTTTCCTTCTCTTACTAATGTTGTGAATGAATCACAAGGGAGAAAGAAGAATGAAGAGGCTATTGCCAAGGTTACTAACTGGAGCCCAGGGAAGCAACACACACCATTGAAAAATCTTTTGGTTGAAGCTAACACTGAAACCAAGCTGAAGTCACCAACTCCAAAAGGAAATTCAG CTTCGGTGACTCAAAAAGATGAGGCCCCAGCCAAAAATGGCAGTGCCGCACCTCCCACAAAAGTGAATTCGATTCCAGGTCCTGAAGCTCCCACTACTGAGCCTGCTAAGGATTTGGGACAGGAATGGAACTCTCCGGCAAGGTATCCAGTCGACAGcaagagagagaagaggaaaGTTAAGGGGAGACCATACTGGGCGCCTTTTGTATGCTGCTCATCTGTAAATTAG
- the LOC117914942 gene encoding L10-interacting MYB domain-containing protein-like, translated as MTTEITDVEDAGTWRGNIEKIFIDIMVNEVNKGNMDSGTFSTNTWRRILLEVNSQGKRNFNLKQLKQKFNRLRAMHREFSDLLKHTGFGWDAETNTVHALEETWQNYIRAHPNAKRFRSKGCPNYNLLGLIFNPSTATGALHYSSTQDPPNTDDEDEMDDNLEHGGVHVDVDTEIPDDLPQPEMAGGVTTRSGKRVTDSLLERRGKKESRLSQMGDALKAWVEASKARTETSRARTEALLARVDRYKSGTSSEATSGGTTDFSITRCMAALQTIELLDNDKYLKAVEKFTMPEWREIFMNMPDERKMAWLDRL; from the exons ATGACAACTGAGATAACAGATGTTGAGGATGCAGGAACATGGAGAGGTAATATAGAGAAAATCTTTATTGACATCATGGTAAATGAAGTTAATAAAGGTAACATGGATAGTGGTACATTTAGTACCAACACATGGAGAAGGATCTTACTTGAGGTCAATAGTCAAGGGAAAAGAAATTTCAACTTGAAGCAGCTTAAACAAAAGTTTAATAGACTACGTGCAATGCACCGTGAGTTCTCTGATCTTTTAAAGCATACTGGATTTGGTTGGGATGCTGAAACTAACACAGTGCATGCTCTAGAGGAAACCTGGCAAAATTACATTCgg GCACACCCAAATGCAAAAAGATTCCGCTCAAAGGGATGCCCAAACTACAACTTGTTGGGATTGATCTTTAATCCATCAACAGCAACCGGTGCCCTCCACTACTCTTCCACCCAAGATCCACCAAACactgatgatgaagatgagatGGATGACAATTTGGAACATGGTGGAGTGCATGTGGATGTAGATACTGAGATCCCTGATGATCTTCCACAACCAGAAATGGCAGGAGGAGTGACCACCCGTTCTGGAAAGCGTGTAACTGATTCTCTATTAGAGCGTAGAGGTAAGAAAGAATCCAGATTAAGTCAAATGGGAGATGCTTTGAAAGCTTGGGTTGAGGCATCAAAGGCTAGAACAGAAACATCTCGAGCTAGAACTGAGGCATTATTGGCTAGAGTGGACAGATATAAGAGTGGAACTAGTAGTGAAGCTACTAGTGGAGGTACCACTGATTTTAGCATAACAAGGTGCATGGCAGCCTTACAAACCATTGAATTGTTAGATaatgacaaatatttaaaagctgTTGAGAAATTCACAATGCCGGAGTGGAGAGAGATATTTATGAATATGCCTGATGAGAGGAAAATGGCATGGCTTGATAGACTTTAA